A genomic region of Notamacropus eugenii isolate mMacEug1 chromosome 3, mMacEug1.pri_v2, whole genome shotgun sequence contains the following coding sequences:
- the LOC140531041 gene encoding uncharacterized protein — protein sequence MCSQEELWASSLTTLASSVYGTYYLFGEGTTQSSAGEELYVLEGKVYDKHATPSWSTRASPSRARPHRELPDPAAAHGPTGSSRIRQPRTAPPGAPGSGSRARPHRELPDPAAAPLRGHPTRRPLGQASCAALLRYKGESRPSRLLLISYDEDGQQGSKSRELTPEVRGKEPFPRPPTPPQAPGFSTRRLQQVSYEPDKLRKSGTRRSGARGKKADGHLLPRSFRKLPAWQPRGAHPPGGRTQLYPARPPRAGEVLGELGVHKAASPGKPGTLGRLRAADTWPQGGPGPPRGVERLPAGPALCPAPEWGRAKPPPEEPPPSTPPQRWKQERPREAGTHQKLNHGDGGGGSEARHRTSKLCASLGEGWRNRGRGKGERSLLPGHEDMRVVPSYL from the exons ATGTGCAGTCAGGAGGAG TTATGGGCAAGTTCACTCACGACACTTGCATCGTCCGTCTACGGAACCTACTACCTCTTTGGAGAGGGGACAACTCAATCCAGTGCAGGTGAAGAACTGTATGTGTTAGAAGGAAAGGTGTACGACAAACATGCCACTCCTTCGTGGAGCACTCGGGCGAGCCCCAGCCGCGCACGGCCCCACCGGGAGCTCCCGGATCCGGCAGCCGCGCACGGCCCCACCGGGAGCTCCCGGATCCGGCAGCCGCGCACGGCCCCACCGGGAGCTCCCGGATCCGGCAGCCGCGCACGGCCCCACCGGGAGCTCCCGGATCCGGCAGCCGCGCCCCTGCGCGGGCACCCGACCCGGCGTCCCCTCGGCCAGGCCTCGTGCGCTGCCCTCCTCCGCTACAAGGGTGAAAGCCGGCCTTCACGTCTGCTTCTCATCTCCTACGACGAAGACGGCCAGCAGGGCTCCAAGTCGCGAGAACTGACCCCAGAGGTCAGGGGAAAAGAACCCTTCCCCCGACCCCCCACACCCCCACAAGCACCAGGCTTTAGTACCCGCAGGCTACAGCAGGTTTCTTATGAACCAGACAAACTCAGAAAATCAGGCACGAGGAGAAGCGGCGCAAGGGGTAAGAAGGCAGATGGCCATTTACTTCCACGGTCCTTTAGGAAGCTTCCTGCCTGGCAGCCTCGGGGCGCTCACCCACCCGGAGGGAGGACACAACTCTACCCGGCAAGACCCCCAAGAGCCGGGGAAGTTCTCGGAGAACTGGGGGTGCACAAGGCGGCAAGTCCCGGGAAGCCAGGAACCCTCGGAAGGCTCCGGGCTGCCGACACGTGGCCCCAAGGCGGGCCCGGGCCGCCGCGGGGGGTCGAGAGGCTCCCCGCCGGCCCCGCCCTCTGCCCCGCCCCAGAGTGGGGGCGCGCCAAGCCTCCGCCAGAGGAGCCGCCCCCAAGTACCCCCCCGCAGCGGTGGAAGCAGGAAAGGCCGCGCGAGGCCGGCACTCACCAAAAACTGAATCATGGTGATGGCGGCGGCGGCAGCGAAGCGAGACACCGAACCAGTAAGCTCTGTGCCTCCCTCGGCGAGGGCTGGCGGAACCGGGGacggggaaaaggggaaaggagtttGCTTCCGGGTCACGAGGACATGCGCGTGGTTCCGTCTTATTTGTAA